A genomic stretch from Salvelinus sp. IW2-2015 unplaced genomic scaffold, ASM291031v2 Un_scaffold1566, whole genome shotgun sequence includes:
- the LOC139024483 gene encoding SLAM family member 7-like, which yields MATLRHYIVVLSALVQGSESSTETLKLFVLKGQNVRLDVQGYAKLKDIDYLKWTFNKSHTLVKYSNESSTLKVYTKYQGRVEFREGNFSLLLKNLQEGDSGLYDAGVSGEENKDVAKYQISVQERVVTPVLIVDYVSYINGTCNVTVTCRGQNTSVTSCCNNNTCSQVGGESRGAETSTVPLLSVYVAGGSIICNHSNQVSWATDTNGDSGTLSNKICVSPCW from the exons ATGGCAACTCTCCGACATTACATTGTTGTTCTATCAGCTCTTGTCCAAGGATCAG AGTCCAGCACTGAGACTCTGAAACTGTTTGTGCTGAAGGGACAAAATGTCCGTCTGGATGTCCAAGGATATGCTAAACTTAAAGATATAGATTATTTAAAGTGGACATTTAACAAATCTCACACTTTAGTAAAATACTCCAATGAATCATCAACATTGAAAGTATACACTAAATACCAAGGCAGGGTTGAGTTTAGGGAGGGAAACTTCTCTCTACTACTGAAGAACCTACAGGAAGGAGACAGTGGACTTTATGATGCAGGAGTGAGTGGTGAAGAAAACAAAGATGTTGCCAAGTACCAGATATCAGTTCAAG AGAGAGTTGTGACTCCAGTCCTGATAGTGGACTATGTCTCCTACATCAATGGCACCTGTAATGTGACTGTGACCTGCAGAGGCCAGAACACCTCTGTCACCTCCTGCTGTAACAACAACACCTGCTctcaggtgggaggagagagtagaggggctGAGACCTCCACTGTCCCCCTGCTCTCTGTCTATGTGGCAGGCGGTTCCATCATCTGTAACCACAGCAACCAAGTCAGCTGGGCCACTGACACCAACGGAGATAGTGGAACTCTGTCCAATAAAATTTG TGTCTCCCCCTGCTGGTAg